One region of Trichoderma breve strain T069 chromosome 7 map unlocalized scaffold00007, whole genome shotgun sequence genomic DNA includes:
- a CDS encoding ras family domain-containing protein encodes MAEQQTPTFKLVLVGDGGTGKTTFVKRHLTGEFEKKYMATLGVEVHPLGFTTNYGQIQFDVWDTAGQEKFGGLRDGYYINGQCGIIMFDVTSRITYKNVPNWHRDLVRVCENIPIVLCGNKVDVKERKVKAKTITFHRKKNLQYYDISAKSNYNFEKPFLWLARKLVGNPALEFVAAPALAPPTAQVDEALLEQYKKEMDEAAAMPLPGELSDDDL; translated from the exons ATGGCTGAGCAACAGACTCCTACCTTCAAGCTTGTGCTTGTCGGCGATGGTGGTACCGGCAAG ACCACCTTTGTCAAGCGTCACTTGACTGGTGAATTTGAGAAGAAGTACATGGCCACCCTCGGTGTCGAGGTTCACCCCCTTGGCTTCACCACC AACTACGGTCAGATCCAGTTCGATGTGTGGGATACCGCCGGTCAGGAGAAGTTCGGTGGTCTCCGTGATGGTTACTACATCAACGGCCAGTGCGGTATCATCATGTTCGATGTGACATCCCGTATCACATACAAGAACGTCCCCAACTGGCATC GTGATCTTGTCCGCGTTTGCGAGAACATCCCCATCGTCCTGTGCGGTAACAAGGTTGATGTGAAGGAGCGAAAGGTTAAGGCCAAGACCATCACCTTCCACCGAAAGAAGAACCTCCAGTACTACGACATCTCCGCCAAGTCCAACTACAACTTCGAGAAGCCCTTCCTGTGGCTGGCCCGCAAGCTCGTTGGCAACCCCGCCCTG GAGTTCGTTGCTGCCCCCGCCCTGGCTCCTCCCACCGCCCAGGTCGACGAGGCTCTCTTGGAGCAGtacaagaaggagatggacGAGGCCGCCGCCATGCCTCTTCCTGGTGAGCTGTCTGACGATGATCTGTAA